The genome window ttctttttaactaaaataaattatcttttatatattttttagataaaaaaaactcaatcttctaaaataatatcgagtaacatagtaattgtctttttaatcaaaacgctttatcttttttagattttctaactaaaaaaaccgagtttttacaattaacacgggcgccatatatataaaaatataatatcattaaatataattattaataaataacatgtgatattattcaaccaaaatacattaataacattatttttaaatactctaatgatctcatattaaaagaaatattacaaatctgtcatatactatatattattacactattaaagccaaaaataaaaatacatttggtaggtcagttagttgagtttggtgaatcgtttggtattcgacccacggagctcttgaatttataacatgttatagtatattttttattatcaattaaaccaaaacattaaatttaggttagtatgatggggagatatttggtttcatgcgtatgttttataccatattattaattattaataacgaaatatcaaaggttgattggttagtttatatctgagtttataggccatcttaaattataacatgtaaaaaaaaatattttaacattctcattaaaatatatatgttcgacctaattttcaattagccatttgacggacttaactatgaagaatttatccaactgttaagtaaaaaatttattaaaccatgttattctatcataattatatttttacaataaaattagataactttaaaatatatataataaaataacaaatatgttaaccgcccgtgcattgcacgggttataagctagtataacaTAAAAACCAATACGGATAGAAATTAAACACGCAGACGTGAAATTATGTGTTATTTCCAAATATAATCTCACAGCCGTTAGTCCAGTTACGTTGGAGCCTCGAAACATCCTCAAAATCACCGTCAACGTTATGACGACAAGGGTAATACCCGGTGCAGGCTCTTTCCTTATGGATCGAAACTGATGTatacatacaaatacaaatattattattttaaaacataGTCCTCTCAAGTATCGCCTGTCCAACCTTATAAACATACATGGTCTCCTTTGATTATAAATCTATCCTCAACTCTTACAATTCACAAAACAAAACGCGTGCCCTCTTCATCTATTGCCCCAAATGTGTTAATTTATAGCTCGAGTTAATTGAAAGAGAAAGAGAGGATGAAGAGTGTTGTTAAGATTACAGAAAGTCCTAATCTTTGTGGATCTTTAGTTGTTAAAGCTTATCCTAAAAGGTATTCTTCTAAGATTCCGTCTGATTTGGTTCTTTTCTTGGGTCTTGGCTTCATTGATTGGTAGATTTTCACCCTCTTTAGTAGTGTTAAtcattgttatttttaattgttattgAATTGGGTTTCTTGTTGGTTTTCAAGGGTTCCCTTTTGATCAATTGTTGTTTGAATGAGCATAGATTTGATTCTGCATGTTTCTGTCTTTAGGGTGCTATTTATGCAGATTCTTAGGATGGGTTTGATATACACCTTTTCTAGTGTGTCTTCCCCAGTTTGAAGTGTATTGGGTTTTCGGGATTTTGTCAGTTTCGGTTTGGTTCTGACTAGGGTTCTAGGTATAAGTGTTGTGGTGTCTTCTTGATTATTCGGGAAATTGAAGGGGTAATATGAATTATTATGTAAGTATTTTGATGGTATTTGTGTTGAGATGAATATTTTGAAATCACAACTAGTATTAGCCCTCAGAGGAAGGGAGACCTTCTGAGATGGGGGATTCTCTTCTCACAGCTTTGTCTTTAGAAAATCATTACCCGTCAACCCTTTTGTCTATGGATTCAAGTGCCTCCTCGTCGCATGACGAATTAGACCTGGAAATGAGTCGTCATGTTGTTCTTCCCCGTCCTCCAGATATTAATTTACCCCTTTCGGCTGAACGAAGCCCCCCTCTCCAACCTTGGAATATGGAAGCTTGTGAGAGTCTTGATGTTGGACTGGGGACCCAAATTTATGAGGCAGAAACCTTTCTCGCTGCCCCTAAGGTTGGACGAAAATGCGCTAAAAGGGTAGATAGCATATGGGGTGCCTGGCTCTTCTTTAGTTTTTACTTTAAGCCTGTTTTTAATGAAAAATCCAAGGCAAAGCTTATCAGGGACAGCAATGGACTTTCTGGATTTGATAAATCGGATCTTCAGCTTGATGTTTTTATGGTTCAGCATGACATGGAAAATATGTATATGTGGGTTTTTAAAGAAAGGCCTGAAAATGCATTGGGCAAGATGCAACTTCGAAGCTACATGAATGGTCATTCACGACAAGGAGAGCGCCCCTTTCCTTTCAGTGCTGATAAAGGTTTTGTTCGTTCTCACCGCATGCAACGAAAGCACTACAGGGGCCTTTCAAACCCGCAGTGTGTTCATGGCATTGAGATTGTTTCATTACCCAGTCTTATGGGTCTTGATGATGATGAGCGCCGAAGGTGGATGGAGCTCACGGGTCGGGATTTAAACTTCTCCATCCCACCTGAAGCAAGCGATTTTGGGTCATGGAGAACACTGCCAAACACTGACTTTGAACTAGACAGGCTGCCTCCTTTAAAGAATAGCACTACAAACTCCAACTCCAAGAAGTTGCTTAATGGAGCAGGGCTTAACCTATCAACCCAGCCATCTAACCATGCTAACGGGGATGTCATGGATGTATCTCCTCCTAGCAGCAAGAGGAAAAAAGATTTTTTCCCACATGGCAATGACGATGAATGCTATTTAACGGTTAATCCTCCGGAGCATGTACCAAATATGGAGATCCATCCTAATGAACCCCACTGGATACATGAATTCACTGGTGTAATGAGCAATGCTGCTGGACCGGTGACAGCTGCGAAAACAATCTATGAGGACAAAGAAGGATACTTGATTATCATTAGCTTGCCTTTTGTAGATCTTCAAAGGGTAAAAGTTTCTTGGCGGAACACACCCACTCATGGCATAATTAAGTTGTCCTGTTTGAGCACATCATGTATGCCTTTTGTTCAAAGGCGTGACAGGACCTTCAAGCTTGCAGATCCATTTCCAGAGCACTGCCCTCCTGGAGATTTCGTAAGAGAAATCCCTCTACCGACCAGAATTCCAGAAGATGCAACTATAGAAGCATATTACGATGGACCAGGAACATCGCTTGAGATATTGGTGCCAAAACTCCGTGAAGGACCAGAGGAACATGAGGTCCGTGTTTGCCTTCGCTCTCACCCTCACCTTGGCGGTAATGATCTTATGTTAAACTAAGACTCTTTGGAGCTATATGTAATCGGTAGTTAATCATAATGTGGTGCTTTAGTATCAACTAACTCTGCGCCACACAATATAGACTATGTATGTGTCCCAGAATTATCCTATCAGCTATTAAGATATTTTGCTGTAAGCTATTAAGATATTTTGCTGTTTTTTATAATCTGGTGGAGCAAGTTCTTGTCTGCTCATTATGCGGCTCTGACATTCATGGTTTTTCTTTTATACAAATGGTTTATATGATGAGCATGCTTAATTGTGAAAGTTATGACAAAGATCTCCCTTCTGATAAGATAGACGAAGTTACAAACGTCAAACCTCTCTTTGAAGCATTATGTATAACAGTAGTGAACAACTCTTGGGGACATTGTCCATGAGTCTTGTTCATTAGGGAAGCTGCTACATCCTAGGATGATCTGTTTAGATGAGAAATTGATAATATCACAATTTTTGCATCAAATCGACCACAAAGCTCATTTCTATGTTACTCAAATCGACCACAGAGCTCTACAAACATTTTGCATTCTGCTTTCtgcatttaaaaatattatcatctTATATTTCAGTCTTTGCCACTAACAAAATTTTATGTCTCTGAAAGTCGACTTCATGGCACAAAGCTTTGGATGAAGAGTTCAACTCCGTTGAGCAAAACGTGTTCTTTTAGCAACTGGAAATGATTGTCACccagtaatttttaattatttctaatAGTTCTCAACAGTAAAATATAGCAGAAGTGGAACTATGGAAGACTGCAAGAAAAAgtcatatattatttgttattgaGGTCCCCTGGGGTAGTTTTGTGTTCTCTGAATTCTAATATTTCAAGTTCTTTGCATCTTAAATTGTTTAGAATTCCATGTACTTGAAAGGTATATAAATTGTCGAAAGATAAAGGTGCCCAGAAACACCAACGAACTACTCCGTTCATCCTAAATTTGATGAGTTAGTTGATTTTGAACACGTAACTTAAAGTGTATTGACCATCtagttccgaaatttattttttttaattttcttttggtaaacaaaaatttcatatttaaatttttattttgcaaaaataaaattttaaaaataaataatatagctATGTGGTCGATGgattttaaaatgcgtgtccgAAGTCAACGAGCTCGTCTAATTTCGGATGTAGGGAGGGAGCGGATGGAGGGAGGATCTTGTGTATAATACATTAGTACTGTATCAAGAGCAACTCCGacattccttaaatataatataaactattggatcctagtgatttaagataataatagctattctcagctccaacaatattctttatattcattacttatatactattttattattaaaagttgccATTATTAcaataggtgaagagagagaacatgtttgttttcaaaatttattataaaataagatttaggagaggagagaggttaGCTAAAGATAAGGCATAGCTAATGGATCAGAGCAACTCCAATAGGTTACttatatgatgtcctaaactcacatttaagtaatgtgtcaaaaaaatgcactccaacactatcccagtgttatcctaaatcactagcataACCTTAATTCTCCTatccattacctatttataagtaacccctagccattacctatttaatatttatgaataaaataatcatctctctccttctttctttgtctattctctccttttccccttctctctctcaaatttattattaaaataatcttaggagaacaaatatagggattactattggagttgacactaaaaatagattacctaaatcactaagacatactagtactcattattttatattatttataagtaataggataggtaacctattggacttgctcttaggttgtgttcacttggagtgaatggaatgaattttgtactcaaaaatgatgttgatcaaagaaatgtatacaattttcaTTCTTTAGATCATTCCATTCCTACTATTTTAACTGGAATTCTATCCCatatgttttggaaggaatactcattccatctctacatcatatttctttacaatctttatcacaaaataatttaactcattcatatttagtcactattatctcatacttttttcattcttcataaaatttctatataatttttaggGAATCACTAGGATACTGTTGGAGGGGATTAATTTCccatattcctcatattttAGTTTAAGATTCTAAATAGCTAAGCTATTGGAGTTTCTCTAAAATACCAGACATTAATACTAAGCTTTTCTCCGTTTTTTTGTGCATTTTTAAGTGTATTGGCTGCATtgttagaattaatatttttcaaattttctttttgtgaattaaaatataaatttaatatttttattcagaaaaaataattttgaataataatgtaATTATGTAGTCAAAACTCTTAGAATTATGTGCCAAAAAGTCGTATTTgaagagaaagagagagggagTACAAAATTTGACAGaatgttagagcaagtccaacagtgtcctagtt of Daucus carota subsp. sativus chromosome 3, DH1 v3.0, whole genome shotgun sequence contains these proteins:
- the LOC108214863 gene encoding uncharacterized protein LOC108214863, with protein sequence MGDSLLTALSLENHYPSTLLSMDSSASSSHDELDLEMSRHVVLPRPPDINLPLSAERSPPLQPWNMEACESLDVGLGTQIYEAETFLAAPKVGRKCAKRVDSIWGAWLFFSFYFKPVFNEKSKAKLIRDSNGLSGFDKSDLQLDVFMVQHDMENMYMWVFKERPENALGKMQLRSYMNGHSRQGERPFPFSADKGFVRSHRMQRKHYRGLSNPQCVHGIEIVSLPSLMGLDDDERRRWMELTGRDLNFSIPPEASDFGSWRTLPNTDFELDRLPPLKNSTTNSNSKKLLNGAGLNLSTQPSNHANGDVMDVSPPSSKRKKDFFPHGNDDECYLTVNPPEHVPNMEIHPNEPHWIHEFTGVMSNAAGPVTAAKTIYEDKEGYLIIISLPFVDLQRVKVSWRNTPTHGIIKLSCLSTSCMPFVQRRDRTFKLADPFPEHCPPGDFVREIPLPTRIPEDATIEAYYDGPGTSLEILVPKLREGPEEHEVRVCLRSHPHLGGNDLMLN